Proteins encoded together in one Salarchaeum sp. JOR-1 window:
- the cdd gene encoding cytidine deaminase: MDDLMQAARDAYENAYVPYSDYKVGAAIETADGTVYTGCNVENANYSNSMHAEEVAVSQAVADGHTEFERLAVSSAARDGVTPCGMCRQTLAEFCDDDFPVAVDGDDGGVYELGDLIPNTITRRMLD, from the coding sequence ATGGACGACTTGATGCAGGCCGCACGCGACGCCTACGAGAACGCCTACGTGCCCTACTCCGACTACAAGGTCGGGGCGGCTATCGAAACCGCGGACGGAACCGTCTACACGGGCTGTAACGTCGAGAACGCGAACTACAGCAACAGTATGCACGCGGAGGAGGTCGCGGTCTCGCAGGCCGTCGCGGACGGCCACACGGAGTTCGAGCGCCTCGCGGTCTCCTCCGCTGCTCGCGACGGCGTCACGCCGTGCGGGATGTGCCGGCAGACGCTCGCGGAGTTCTGCGACGACGACTTCCCGGTCGCCGTGGACGGCGACGACGGCGGCGTCTACGAACTCGGCGACCTCATTCCGAACACTATCACCCGGAGAATGCTCGACTGA
- a CDS encoding ABC transporter permease codes for MRNALRAAVGVFAALVVLGVAFPNSLFGLVTDTGTAEAALRLAVPITLAALGGIFAEKSGVINIGLEGLLIVSAFAGVAAAKLLGTGTSVGPIPSIWVAFLVGVLASTLLALLFAIVCIEFEADQIIAGLAVWLVALGIAPFTSVVLFGTKNVQVSTLADVSIPVLSTIPYLGDVVFSANVIVYMMFVAVPACWYVLNRTQFGRWVEASGENPSALDTAGVSVDRVRYASVLISGVLAGIGGAALSLGHVGAFTAGGATMVNGKGFIAIATYLFGNYNPLGTLVATLLFSGLDSLQIGLQQAGIAIPSELVQTIPYVTVIVVLVFVGRTRIPSAAGEHYDSGEDSR; via the coding sequence GTGCGTAACGCGCTCCGCGCCGCCGTCGGCGTGTTCGCCGCGCTCGTCGTGCTCGGCGTCGCGTTCCCGAACTCCCTGTTCGGCCTCGTCACCGACACCGGCACCGCGGAGGCCGCGCTCCGCCTCGCCGTCCCCATCACGCTCGCCGCGCTCGGCGGCATCTTCGCGGAGAAGTCCGGCGTCATCAACATCGGTCTCGAAGGCCTGCTCATCGTCTCCGCGTTCGCCGGTGTCGCCGCTGCGAAACTCCTCGGCACCGGCACGAGCGTCGGCCCCATTCCTTCGATATGGGTGGCGTTCCTCGTCGGCGTGCTCGCGAGCACCCTGCTCGCGCTGTTGTTCGCCATTGTCTGCATCGAGTTCGAGGCCGACCAGATCATCGCCGGTCTCGCCGTGTGGCTGGTCGCGCTCGGCATCGCGCCGTTCACTTCTGTGGTGCTCTTCGGCACCAAGAACGTCCAGGTGTCGACGCTCGCCGACGTCTCGATTCCCGTGCTCTCCACGATACCCTACCTCGGTGACGTGGTGTTCTCCGCGAACGTCATCGTCTACATGATGTTTGTCGCCGTCCCCGCGTGCTGGTACGTGCTCAACCGCACCCAGTTCGGGCGGTGGGTCGAGGCGAGCGGAGAGAACCCGAGCGCGCTCGACACCGCTGGCGTGAGCGTCGACCGCGTCCGGTACGCGAGCGTCCTCATCTCGGGCGTGCTCGCCGGCATCGGGGGCGCGGCGCTCTCCCTCGGGCACGTCGGCGCGTTCACCGCGGGCGGCGCGACGATGGTGAACGGCAAGGGATTCATCGCCATCGCCACCTACCTCTTCGGGAACTACAACCCGCTCGGGACGCTCGTCGCGACCCTGCTGTTCTCCGGGCTGGACTCGCTCCAGATCGGCCTCCAGCAGGCCGGTATCGCGATTCCGTCGGAGCTCGTGCAGACGATTCCGTACGTGACGGTCATCGTCGTGCTCGTGTTCGTCGGCCGCACCCGCATTCCCTCGGCGGCCGGCGAACACTACGACTCCGGCGAGGACTCCCGGTAG
- the thiC gene encoding phosphomethylpyrimidine synthase ThiC, giving the protein MVRTQLQRARNGDVTDAMERVAERENRDPEFVREQVADGQAVIPNNTSHDALDPMIIGREFATKVNANIGNSEETSDRDGELEKLHAAVHYGADTVMDLSTGPNLDAIREANIVHSPVPVGTVPLYEAVARVDDPADITHELLLDVIEKQARQGVDYMTIHAGVLMEHLPLTDGRKTGIVSRGGSILAQWMEENAMQNPLYATFEDICEIFAKHDVTFSLGDGLRPGCLADASDDAQFAELDTLGELTRTARDHGVQVMVEGPGHVPLNEIADNVERQQDVCNGAPFYVLGPLVTDIAPGYDHITSAIGAAEAGRAGAAMLCYVTPKEHLGLPEREDVRDGLAAYRIAAHAADVANNRPGARDWDDALSEARYEFDWRRQFSLALDPDRAREYHDQTLPGDNYKDARFCSMCGVDFCSMRIDQDARDADGDMSRLDDDTDLDASPAADVNRPPVGSHDAAGVPDEVEIGGVTFTPAESSTDESAD; this is encoded by the coding sequence ATGGTTCGGACGCAACTCCAGCGCGCTCGAAACGGCGACGTGACCGACGCGATGGAACGGGTCGCCGAACGCGAGAACCGCGACCCCGAGTTCGTCAGAGAACAGGTCGCCGACGGCCAGGCCGTCATCCCGAACAATACGTCCCACGACGCGCTCGACCCGATGATCATCGGACGCGAGTTCGCCACGAAAGTCAACGCCAACATCGGGAACAGCGAGGAGACGAGCGACCGGGACGGCGAACTCGAAAAACTGCACGCGGCGGTTCACTACGGGGCCGACACCGTGATGGACCTCTCCACCGGTCCGAACCTCGACGCGATACGGGAGGCGAACATCGTGCACTCGCCGGTTCCGGTCGGCACGGTTCCGCTGTACGAGGCCGTCGCGCGCGTTGACGACCCCGCCGACATCACGCACGAACTCCTCCTCGACGTCATCGAAAAACAGGCCCGGCAGGGCGTCGACTACATGACGATTCACGCCGGCGTCCTGATGGAACACCTCCCGCTGACCGACGGCCGGAAAACGGGTATCGTCTCCCGGGGCGGGTCGATACTCGCGCAGTGGATGGAGGAGAACGCCATGCAGAACCCGCTGTACGCGACGTTCGAGGACATCTGCGAGATATTCGCTAAACACGACGTCACGTTCTCGCTCGGGGACGGCCTCCGACCGGGCTGTCTCGCGGACGCGAGCGACGACGCCCAGTTCGCGGAACTCGACACGCTCGGCGAACTCACGCGGACGGCCAGAGACCACGGCGTCCAGGTGATGGTGGAGGGGCCGGGCCACGTCCCGCTGAACGAAATCGCCGACAACGTCGAACGCCAACAGGACGTCTGCAACGGCGCGCCGTTTTACGTCCTCGGCCCGCTTGTCACCGACATCGCGCCCGGCTACGACCACATCACGAGCGCGATCGGCGCGGCCGAAGCGGGGCGAGCGGGCGCGGCGATGCTGTGCTACGTCACCCCGAAAGAACACCTCGGCCTCCCGGAACGCGAGGACGTTCGGGACGGATTGGCGGCGTACCGCATCGCCGCGCACGCCGCGGATGTGGCGAACAATCGGCCGGGCGCGCGCGATTGGGACGACGCGCTCTCGGAGGCGCGCTACGAGTTCGACTGGCGGCGGCAGTTCTCGCTCGCGCTCGACCCCGACCGCGCCCGCGAGTACCACGACCAGACGCTCCCCGGGGACAACTACAAGGACGCGCGATTCTGCTCGATGTGCGGCGTCGACTTCTGCTCGATGCGGATAGATCAGGACGCCCGCGACGCCGACGGCGACATGAGTCGACTCGACGACGACACCGACCTGGACGCCTCGCCCGCCGCCGACGTGAACCGTCCACCCGTGGGGTCGCACGACGCGGCGGGGGTTCCGGACGAGGTGGAAATCGGCGGCGTCACGTTCACGCCGGCGGAGTCCTCGACCGACGAGTCGGCGGACTAG
- a CDS encoding ABC transporter permease — MSKFRKALERLVDASAKERIAVSAAALALSILVGAAVVFVSGIVATCASPAFSVLGVGVCYDPINVFTELFLGALGHPEQGGWSPTNYRVAIALQQTTLLVFTGLAVAVSFRAGLFNIGVQGQLVFGALAAAVATIWAGAIAPSGVLGTVFLVPLGLLAGAVAGGLYGALPGALKAYGGANEVITTIMLNFIASNVAYVLVSSFLMPESSQLVQTAVIPAAAKIPNVPVIGFEARDAFSLVALVGALAFITGVAYLLAKTSFGYDIRTSGLQEQAAAYSGVDAKRTTVLSMALSGALAGVGGAVWVLMVKGRFLTGLPSLGFDGITVSILAGNNPIGVGAAAFLFGVLKSGTIAVDFSTDVPVELVDVLRGLIILFVAMPEFFRLIGKRYLGLGGEQRA; from the coding sequence ATGAGTAAGTTCCGCAAGGCGCTCGAACGGCTCGTGGACGCGTCCGCGAAGGAACGCATCGCGGTGAGCGCCGCCGCGCTCGCGCTCTCCATCCTCGTCGGCGCGGCCGTCGTGTTCGTCTCCGGCATCGTCGCGACCTGCGCGTCGCCCGCGTTCAGCGTGCTCGGCGTCGGCGTCTGCTACGATCCCATCAACGTCTTCACCGAACTGTTCCTCGGCGCGCTCGGCCACCCCGAACAGGGCGGCTGGTCGCCGACGAACTACCGCGTCGCCATCGCGCTCCAGCAGACCACGCTCCTCGTCTTCACGGGCCTCGCCGTCGCGGTGTCGTTCCGCGCGGGCCTGTTCAACATCGGCGTGCAGGGCCAGCTCGTGTTCGGCGCGCTCGCCGCCGCAGTCGCCACCATCTGGGCGGGCGCAATCGCGCCGTCCGGCGTCCTCGGCACCGTCTTCCTCGTGCCGCTCGGACTGCTCGCCGGCGCCGTCGCTGGCGGGCTCTACGGCGCGCTCCCGGGCGCTCTCAAGGCGTACGGGGGCGCGAACGAAGTCATCACGACAATCATGTTGAACTTCATCGCGTCGAACGTCGCGTACGTCCTCGTCTCCTCTTTCCTCATGCCCGAGTCCAGCCAGCTCGTCCAGACCGCCGTCATCCCGGCGGCGGCGAAGATACCGAACGTCCCAGTTATCGGGTTCGAGGCGCGGGACGCGTTCAGCCTCGTCGCGCTGGTCGGCGCGCTCGCGTTCATCACGGGCGTCGCCTACCTGCTCGCGAAGACCTCGTTCGGCTACGACATCCGCACGAGCGGCCTCCAGGAGCAGGCCGCCGCGTACAGCGGCGTGGACGCGAAGCGAACCACCGTCCTGAGCATGGCGCTCTCCGGCGCGCTCGCCGGCGTCGGCGGCGCCGTCTGGGTGCTGATGGTGAAGGGACGATTCCTCACCGGCCTCCCCTCGCTCGGGTTCGACGGCATCACCGTCAGCATCCTTGCGGGCAACAACCCGATCGGCGTCGGCGCGGCCGCGTTCCTCTTCGGCGTCCTCAAGTCCGGCACTATCGCCGTCGACTTCTCGACGGACGTCCCGGTCGAGCTCGTGGACGTGCTGCGCGGCCTCATCATCCTCTTCGTCGCGATGCCCGAGTTCTTCCGGCTCATCGGGAAGCGGTACCTCGGCCTCGGAGGTGAGCAGCGTGCGTAA
- the eis gene encoding enhanced intracellular survival protein Eis codes for MVDYRPLPDDRTEEFRSFVTYAFRPESGPHDPDEDDEPPEPAQVGDPYGVFDGDDLLAVCRHYWFTARVRGDTHPMAGLSAVATPPENRRRGLVRDMLAESLREYRDRDTYLSALWPFKHPFYAQFGWATATEYVTHECPPDALAFARDAELPGTWSRLDADDWNRLPDVLAAHGERYELTLDRTEEWWRKRVFRGWDTDPYVYCWRDATGTDRAYVVYRVASDDGKTLTVQDAAWTDYDAYLAILGFLADHDSQVETVRLRGPVDSPLLDVVDDPGEVETTVSAGPMVRLVDVAAALTAFDYPPVDATLTISVSDALADWNDDSFRLTVTDGTPEIERTTADADLALDVGTLTQLAVGHRTIRDLARTRALRADDDTLDTLRDLFPETTTFLREGF; via the coding sequence ATGGTCGATTACCGCCCGCTCCCCGACGACCGCACGGAGGAGTTCCGGTCGTTCGTCACGTACGCCTTCCGCCCCGAATCGGGGCCGCACGACCCCGACGAGGACGACGAACCCCCAGAACCCGCGCAGGTCGGCGACCCGTACGGCGTCTTCGACGGGGACGACTTGCTCGCCGTCTGCCGGCACTACTGGTTCACGGCGCGCGTCCGCGGCGACACCCACCCGATGGCCGGCCTGTCCGCCGTCGCCACGCCGCCCGAGAACCGCCGGCGCGGCCTCGTCCGCGACATGCTCGCCGAATCTCTCCGCGAGTACCGCGACCGCGACACCTACCTGAGCGCGCTCTGGCCGTTCAAACACCCGTTCTACGCGCAGTTCGGCTGGGCGACCGCCACGGAGTACGTCACGCACGAGTGCCCACCGGACGCGCTCGCGTTCGCCCGGGACGCCGAACTCCCCGGCACCTGGAGCCGCCTCGACGCCGACGACTGGAACCGGCTCCCGGACGTGCTGGCCGCGCACGGCGAGCGCTACGAACTCACGCTCGACCGCACCGAGGAGTGGTGGCGAAAGCGCGTCTTCCGCGGCTGGGACACCGACCCCTACGTCTACTGCTGGCGGGACGCAACCGGAACCGACCGCGCGTACGTCGTCTACCGCGTCGCGTCGGACGACGGGAAGACGCTCACCGTCCAGGACGCTGCGTGGACAGACTACGACGCCTACCTCGCCATCCTCGGTTTCCTCGCCGACCACGACTCGCAGGTCGAAACCGTCCGCCTCCGCGGCCCCGTCGACTCCCCGCTCCTCGACGTCGTGGACGACCCAGGTGAGGTCGAGACCACCGTCTCCGCCGGCCCGATGGTCCGACTCGTGGACGTGGCCGCCGCGCTCACCGCGTTCGACTACCCGCCCGTGGACGCCACGCTCACCATCTCCGTCAGCGACGCCCTCGCGGACTGGAACGACGACAGCTTCCGCCTCACCGTCACCGACGGCACACCCGAAATCGAACGCACGACCGCTGACGCCGACCTCGCGCTCGACGTCGGCACGCTCACCCAGCTCGCCGTCGGCCACCGAACCATCCGCGACCTCGCGCGCACCCGCGCCCTCCGCGCGGACGACGACACGCTCGACACTCTCCGCGACCTCTTCCCGGAAACCACCACCTTCCTCCGCGAGGGCTTCTAG
- a CDS encoding nucleoside phosphorylase has protein sequence MPGDSEDPNEEIQYHVELAEGDVADTVLLPGDPERVEKISEFWDDYEEKAFHREYRTLTGTYDGAPISVTSTGIGSPSAAIAVEELARVGADTFIRVGSCGALSADMDVGDLVISTGAVRQEGTSDEYVREDYPAVAHDEVVSALVAAAERLGHDYHVGVSMSADGFYTGQGRPGFGGYRAVGSEDLIAELEAANVKNIEMEASAILTIASVYGLRAGAVCSVYANRVTGEFRTEGEYRASETASLAVKLLAKMDEKKQEEGVDRWHAGMSLD, from the coding sequence ATGCCCGGTGATTCGGAGGATCCGAACGAGGAGATCCAGTACCACGTGGAACTCGCGGAGGGGGACGTCGCGGACACCGTGCTCCTGCCCGGCGACCCCGAGCGGGTCGAGAAGATTTCGGAGTTCTGGGACGACTACGAGGAGAAGGCATTCCACCGCGAGTACCGCACGCTCACCGGAACCTACGACGGCGCGCCTATCTCGGTGACCTCGACGGGTATCGGGAGTCCATCCGCGGCCATCGCCGTGGAGGAGCTCGCGCGGGTGGGCGCAGACACGTTCATCCGCGTCGGGTCGTGCGGCGCGCTCTCCGCGGACATGGACGTGGGCGACCTCGTCATCTCCACGGGCGCGGTCCGTCAGGAGGGGACGAGCGACGAGTACGTCCGCGAGGACTATCCGGCGGTCGCGCACGACGAGGTCGTGAGCGCGCTCGTCGCGGCCGCGGAACGCCTCGGCCACGACTACCACGTCGGCGTGTCGATGAGCGCCGACGGCTTTTACACGGGTCAGGGCCGCCCCGGGTTCGGCGGCTACCGCGCGGTCGGGAGCGAAGACCTCATCGCGGAACTCGAAGCGGCGAACGTGAAGAACATCGAGATGGAGGCGTCCGCCATCCTCACCATCGCGAGCGTCTACGGTCTCCGGGCCGGCGCGGTCTGCTCCGTCTACGCGAACCGCGTCACGGGGGAGTTCCGAACCGAGGGCGAGTACCGGGCGTCCGAGACGGCGAGCCTCGCCGTGAAACTCCTCGCGAAGATGGACGAGAAGAAGCAAGAGGAGGGCGTCGACCGCTGGCACGCGGGAATGAGCCTCGACTGA